A DNA window from Actinokineospora baliensis contains the following coding sequences:
- the lgt gene encoding prolipoprotein diacylglyceryl transferase, with product MTSASSHILASIPSPDRGVWELDLGVFTLPLRAYALCIIAGIIVAIYWGEKRFVARGGQPGTVLDVAVYAVPFGLIGGRLYHVATDYYRYFGEGKNPLNALRIWDGGLGIWGAIALGAVGAWIGCRRKGVPLPAFADAIAPGIVTAQAIGRIGNYFNQELYGGPTDLPWGLEIYRRVNEFGQEDPLNGVAIDHTLIDGSPVHPTFLYELVWNLLIALLVVLLDRKLRLGHGRAFAIYVAGYTVGRGLIEMMRTDPATMVLGLRINVWTSILLFLGALVYFVLAGRRGPREDLSVLTAPSQPDATAKDEAEDETGDESDVDTADDEDAPEKDTEAAVPQGDRAEADDKADDTSSDKDVPSKS from the coding sequence GTGACGAGCGCTTCGAGCCACATCCTCGCCAGCATCCCCAGCCCTGACCGAGGTGTCTGGGAGCTGGACCTGGGGGTCTTCACCCTTCCGCTGCGGGCCTACGCGCTGTGCATCATCGCGGGCATCATCGTGGCCATCTACTGGGGTGAGAAGCGCTTCGTCGCGCGCGGCGGCCAGCCGGGCACGGTCCTCGACGTCGCGGTCTACGCGGTGCCGTTCGGGTTGATCGGCGGCAGGCTCTACCACGTCGCCACGGACTACTACCGGTACTTCGGCGAGGGCAAGAACCCGCTCAACGCACTCCGCATCTGGGACGGCGGCCTCGGTATCTGGGGCGCCATCGCGTTGGGCGCCGTGGGCGCGTGGATCGGGTGCCGCCGCAAGGGCGTGCCGCTGCCCGCCTTCGCCGACGCCATCGCACCCGGGATCGTCACGGCCCAGGCCATCGGCCGCATCGGCAACTACTTCAACCAAGAGCTCTACGGCGGCCCCACCGACCTGCCCTGGGGCCTGGAGATCTACCGCAGGGTCAACGAGTTCGGCCAGGAGGACCCGCTCAACGGCGTCGCCATCGACCACACCCTGATCGACGGCAGCCCGGTCCACCCGACGTTCCTCTACGAACTCGTCTGGAACCTGCTGATCGCCCTCCTCGTGGTGCTGCTCGACCGCAAGCTGCGCCTGGGCCACGGCCGCGCGTTCGCCATCTACGTCGCCGGCTACACCGTCGGCCGCGGCCTGATCGAGATGATGCGCACCGACCCGGCGACCATGGTGCTCGGCCTGCGGATCAACGTGTGGACGTCGATCCTGCTGTTCCTCGGCGCGCTGGTCTACTTCGTGCTCGCCGGACGCCGGGGTCCCCGGGAAGACCTGTCGGTGCTGACCGCGCCGTCCCAGCCGGACGCCACGGCCAAGGACGAAGCCGAGGACGAGACCGGGGACGAGTCGGACGTGGACACCGCGGACGACGAGGACGCGCCCGAGAAGGACACCGAGGCCGCTGTGCCCCAGGGCGATCGGGCCGAGGCGGACGACAAGGCCGACGACACGTCCAGCGACAAGGACGTGCCCAGCAAGTCGTAG
- the trpA gene encoding tryptophan synthase subunit alpha has translation MGLDSVFARTRGEGRGALIGYLPAGFPTVDGSIDLLKGMIDAGCDLVEVGVPYSDPVMDGPVIQAAAETALKAGFRLRDLFTVVEAVSAAGGHAVVMTYWNPVFRYGVDAFSRDLAAAGGLGIITPDLIPDEGADWLAASEAHGLDRIFLVAPSSSEERIASTVAASSGFVYATAVMGVTGARDQVGGAAAGLVERTRAHTSLPIGVGLGVRSGAQAAEVASFADAVIVGSAFVTRSEEGVPGVRALAAELADGVRTAPTPIG, from the coding sequence ATGGGCCTGGACTCGGTGTTCGCGCGGACCAGGGGCGAGGGCCGCGGTGCGCTCATCGGCTACCTGCCCGCCGGGTTCCCCACCGTCGACGGCTCGATCGACCTGCTCAAGGGCATGATCGATGCGGGCTGCGACCTGGTCGAGGTCGGCGTCCCGTACTCCGACCCGGTGATGGACGGCCCGGTCATCCAGGCCGCCGCGGAGACCGCGCTCAAGGCCGGGTTCCGGCTGCGCGACCTGTTCACCGTGGTCGAGGCGGTTTCCGCCGCCGGTGGCCACGCCGTGGTGATGACCTACTGGAACCCCGTCTTCCGCTACGGCGTCGACGCGTTCTCCCGGGACCTGGCCGCCGCCGGTGGCCTGGGCATCATCACGCCGGACCTGATCCCCGACGAGGGCGCCGACTGGCTGGCCGCCTCCGAGGCACACGGCCTCGACCGGATCTTTCTGGTCGCGCCGTCGTCGTCGGAGGAGCGCATCGCCAGCACCGTCGCGGCGTCCTCCGGTTTCGTGTACGCGACCGCGGTGATGGGCGTGACCGGTGCCCGTGACCAGGTCGGCGGCGCGGCCGCGGGTCTGGTCGAGCGCACCAGGGCGCACACGTCGCTGCCGATCGGCGTGGGGCTCGGGGTGCGCTCCGGCGCGCAGGCCGCCGAGGTGGCGTCCTTCGCCGACGCGGTGATCGTGGGGTCCGCGTTCGTGACCCGCTCCGAAGAGGGCGTGCCAGGGGTTCGTGCGCTGGCGGCCGAACTGGCCGACGGCGTGCGCACCGCGCCGACGCCGATCGGGTGA
- the trpB gene encoding tryptophan synthase subunit beta yields the protein MTDKPEVDVHAPGEHDPDTKGHFGPYGGRFMPEALIGALDELSAEYDKARLDPEFTAEFTRLLRDYAGRPSLLTEAPRFAEHAGGARVFLKREDLNHTGSHKINNVLGQALLTKRMGKKRVIAETGAGQHGVATATACALMGLDCVVYMGEVDTQRQALNVARMKLLGAEVIPVKSGSRTLKDAINEALRDWVTNVDTTHYLLGTAAGGHPFPVMVRNFHKVIGIEARAQYLELTGRLPDAVAACVGGGSNAIGIFHGFIDDPGVRLVGIEPGGKGIDSGEHGATLSEGSPGMLHGALSYLLQDEDGQTIEAYSISAGLDYPGVGPEHAWLKDTERAEYRSATDAEAMEAFQLLSRTEGIIPAIESSHALAGALKLGRELGPEGHILVNLSGRGDKDMDTAAKYFGFYEES from the coding sequence AGGTTCATGCCCGAGGCGCTGATCGGTGCCCTCGACGAGCTCTCCGCCGAGTACGACAAGGCCAGGCTGGACCCGGAGTTCACCGCCGAGTTCACCCGGCTGCTGCGCGACTACGCCGGACGGCCGTCGCTGCTCACCGAGGCACCGCGCTTCGCCGAGCACGCGGGTGGGGCGCGGGTGTTCCTCAAGCGCGAGGACCTCAACCACACCGGCTCACACAAGATCAACAACGTGCTGGGCCAGGCGCTGCTCACCAAGCGGATGGGCAAGAAGCGGGTCATCGCCGAGACCGGCGCGGGCCAGCACGGGGTCGCCACGGCCACCGCGTGCGCGCTGATGGGCCTGGACTGCGTCGTGTACATGGGCGAGGTCGACACCCAGCGGCAGGCGCTCAACGTCGCCAGGATGAAGCTGCTCGGCGCCGAGGTCATCCCGGTCAAGTCCGGCTCGCGCACCCTCAAGGACGCCATCAACGAGGCGCTGCGCGACTGGGTGACCAATGTGGACACCACGCACTACCTGCTCGGCACCGCCGCCGGCGGGCACCCGTTCCCGGTGATGGTGCGCAACTTCCACAAGGTCATCGGGATCGAGGCCCGCGCCCAGTACCTGGAGCTGACCGGCAGGTTGCCCGACGCGGTCGCCGCGTGCGTCGGCGGCGGGTCCAACGCGATCGGCATCTTCCACGGGTTCATCGACGACCCCGGCGTGCGGCTGGTCGGCATCGAGCCCGGCGGCAAGGGCATCGACTCCGGCGAGCACGGCGCGACCCTGAGCGAGGGCAGCCCCGGCATGCTGCACGGCGCCCTGTCGTACCTGCTGCAGGACGAGGACGGCCAGACCATCGAGGCGTACTCGATCTCCGCGGGCCTGGACTACCCGGGCGTCGGCCCCGAGCACGCCTGGCTCAAGGACACCGAGCGCGCCGAGTACCGGTCCGCGACCGACGCCGAAGCCATGGAAGCGTTCCAGCTGCTCTCGCGCACCGAGGGCATCATCCCGGCCATCGAGTCGTCGCACGCCCTGGCCGGGGCGCTCAAGCTCGGCCGCGAACTCGGGCCGGAGGGGCACATCCTGGTGAACCTGTCCGGTCGCGGTGACAAGGACATGGACACCGCGGCGAAGTACTTCGGTTTCTACGAGGAGAGCTAG